In Candidatus Roseilinea sp., one DNA window encodes the following:
- a CDS encoding peptidase M24, translating into MTTERLSKLKQAQRQANVDYVALVPGPNLIYFTGLHMHLSERPIVALFPADDAPPILIAPFFEVGKATSGPVALDWQVHSYQDGVPYRDAFRAAAEAHDLRGKTIAVEPLQMRVLEWTLLSEAAPDIRQTSAADLIAPLRMVKDADEIAAMRRAIALSEAALTELLEEIREGMTERQVANLLMSRMLAAGAQGLPFTPLVQSGPSSANPHGTSSDRPLRRGDMVVVDFGLTVDDYSSDITRTIAVSEPDANMREVYDVVKAANAAGRAAAKPGATGEEVDRAARSVIEAAGYGRYFTHRTGHGLGLEGHEPPYMVAGDATVLQPGMTFTVEPGIYIPGIGGVRIEDDVLITEDGSQSLTSFTRDLIVV; encoded by the coding sequence ATGACCACCGAACGACTGAGCAAGCTCAAGCAAGCGCAGCGCCAAGCCAACGTAGATTACGTCGCGCTCGTGCCTGGCCCGAATCTGATCTACTTCACCGGCCTGCACATGCACCTGAGCGAGCGCCCGATCGTCGCATTGTTCCCCGCTGACGATGCCCCCCCCATCCTGATCGCACCCTTCTTCGAGGTGGGCAAAGCCACCTCCGGGCCTGTCGCGTTGGACTGGCAAGTGCACAGTTATCAGGACGGCGTTCCATATCGCGACGCCTTTCGCGCCGCGGCAGAAGCGCACGACCTGCGCGGCAAAACTATCGCCGTCGAGCCGCTGCAGATGCGCGTGTTGGAGTGGACGCTGCTCAGCGAGGCCGCGCCCGACATCCGGCAGACCTCGGCTGCCGATCTAATCGCACCGCTGCGCATGGTGAAGGACGCGGACGAGATCGCCGCCATGCGCCGCGCCATCGCGCTTTCCGAGGCGGCGCTCACGGAGTTGCTGGAGGAGATACGTGAGGGCATGACCGAGCGCCAGGTCGCCAACCTGCTGATGAGCCGAATGCTGGCTGCCGGCGCGCAGGGCTTACCGTTCACGCCATTGGTGCAATCCGGCCCGAGCAGCGCCAACCCGCACGGCACATCGAGCGACCGGCCGCTACGACGGGGCGACATGGTGGTCGTTGACTTCGGGCTGACCGTGGACGATTACAGCAGCGACATCACGCGCACCATCGCCGTCAGCGAGCCGGACGCAAACATGCGTGAGGTCTATGACGTGGTGAAAGCAGCCAACGCCGCCGGACGTGCGGCAGCCAAGCCGGGCGCAACGGGCGAGGAGGTAGATCGCGCCGCGCGCAGCGTGATCGAGGCAGCCGGTTACGGCCGGTATTTCACCCACCGCACCGGTCACGGGCTGGGGCTGGAGGGGCACGAGCCGCCCTACATGGTCGCAGGCGACGCGACCGTGCTACAGCCAGGCATGACCTTCACCGTCGAGCCGGGCATTTACATCCCCGGCATAGGCGGCGTACGCATCGAAGACGACGTGCTGATCACCGAGGACGGCAGCCAAAGCCTGACTTCGTTCACCCGCGACCTGATCGTGGTGTAA